AGCGTTAATAAACAATTGATCGAAAGTGATGCTCCCGTGGTGATAATCCCATACCGCAAGCTGCGCGGGCTTGCGCTCCCGCCAACGCGTGATTCTCTCGATACAGTTCATGGGTCTGCCTCAGTTGGTCGTGATTACTTTGACATCATAACCTAACTATCGGTCATTGAGACTAGCGGCAGTTGACGATCCGCTTTTTGCTCAGTCCGCCACGGCGGGCCTGCAGCAGGGCAAACCGCATGAAATCCATTTCAGCCACTGCGTGCGCATCCGTCGCTAAGACGAAATCGACTGGATGGCGCGCAGTAGCCTCTATCAGTCGGTCGTTGAGATCGAGCCTTTCTGGTTGTCCGTTAATCTCAAGAGCTACTCCGTAATCGGCAGCCGCCTTGGCAATTTGGTCCATGTCGAGCGAAAGTTCTGGGCGCCTGCCGATGAGCCGCCCCGTTGGGTGCGCAAGCGCATGAATCACGCCGGACTTCAGGGATCTGACGATCCGCTTGGTCATCGCTACCCTGCTTTGGTTACGGTTGTAGTGCACGGCTGCTACGACCCAGTCCGCGGCTTTGAGCATGGTAGTGCTGATGTCCAATGATCCATCGTCCAAGATGTCGACTTCTATGCCTTTCAAAAGCCGCAACTTAGGGTAGAGCGCGCCTAATCTATCAATCTCGGACCATTGCGTAGCAAGCCGTTCTTGAGAGAGGCCGTGAGCGACTGTAACGCGTTGAGAGTGATCCGTAATTGCCAGGCACTTGTAGCCGAGGTGCATGGCCCGTTCTGCCAGATCAGCGATAGTGCTTTTGCCGTCTGATGCAATCGTATGGGTGTGATAGTCACCGCGTATGTCTCGTAACTCGACCAGTGCGGGGAGGTGATGTTTCGCGGCTAAATGGATTTCACCGCGCGATTCCCTAAGTTCGGGTGGGATGGGATCGAGCCCTAAGGCGTTGTATACCTCATGCTCCGTCGCCCCGGCGATGCGGACACCGTCCCGGAAGAGACCGTACTCATTTAATTTAAGTCCTTGCGCGAGTGCGAAGCGGCGCAGTTCGATATTGTGCGCCTTAGATCCTGTAAAATAGAGGAGGGCAGCACCTGCCTCACTGGGCGATACAACACGTATATCAATCTGACGTCCAGTCTGAAGACGCAGCGAAATCTTAGTAGGTCCATGCGTCAGAATGACAGCTTTGGGATCGAAAGTCAGTAGCTGCTCCAAAATACTTGCTGCTGTAGAGCCCGTTGCTACAAAATCCAAATCGCCTATGGTTTCAGTGCCGCGTCTGAGGCTGCCAGCGACCTTTATGTCGAGCCCTTTCATTGAGGAAAGATAGTCGCAGATACTTTGGGAAAGCGCGTCAGCCTCGTTGATGAGCATACGACCTGAACTAAGACCTCGCAGTTCGAGGGCACGGGCTAAGGACGCAGCGGATTTGGCGCCAAAGCCTTTGACGGTCTGGATCCGACCCGTTTTAATCGCAGCTTCCAAGTCCTGGATCGATGCAATATGA
The sequence above is a segment of the Deltaproteobacteria bacterium genome. Coding sequences within it:
- the polX gene encoding DNA polymerase/3'-5' exonuclease PolX, whose amino-acid sequence is MLGANTTVASQLDETADLLALTNANPFRVRAYRNAARTIRSLEDPLETLLTSPAFNLDDLPGIGKDLASKITEIVKHGTFKVLSELRRHVAPSVRELMQLPGIGPKKAMLLTNTLHIASIQDLEAAIKTGRIQTVKGFGAKSAASLARALELRGLSSGRMLINEADALSQSICDYLSSMKGLDIKVAGSLRRGTETIGDLDFVATGSTAASILEQLLTFDPKAVILTHGPTKISLRLQTGRQIDIRVVSPSEAGAALLYFTGSKAHNIELRRFALAQGLKLNEYGLFRDGVRIAGATEHEVYNALGLDPIPPELRESRGEIHLAAKHHLPALVELRDIRGDYHTHTIASDGKSTIADLAERAMHLGYKCLAITDHSQRVTVAHGLSQERLATQWSEIDRLGALYPKLRLLKGIEVDILDDGSLDISTTMLKAADWVVAAVHYNRNQSRVAMTKRIVRSLKSGVIHALAHPTGRLIGRRPELSLDMDQIAKAAADYGVALEINGQPERLDLNDRLIEATARHPVDFVLATDAHAVAEMDFMRFALLQARRGGLSKKRIVNCR